A genomic stretch from Corynebacterium sp. 21KM1197 includes:
- a CDS encoding fructose-specific PTS transporter subunit EIIC gives MDTQNPPLILAITACPTGIAHTYMAAEKLQAAARESGVNLKVETHGSIGVEGTFSADDIAQASAIIIAADVAISQERFAGKRVLSTAVDEAIKNPQCLLERAPEAPVLRGGAHDGGATDGGGAEEREKATSEPHEKTGAGARERLRTMYQALMNGVSHMIPFVVTGGLLLAVALSVGGQPTAEGLVIPEGSFWATIEQLGALALSLMVPVLSAYIAAGIAQRPGLAPGFITGMVAVTGSLYGSEAGAGFIGGIITGILSGYVALGIKRIPVNKYVAPIWPIIVIPISTSLIVGLLFIYVIGHPVAALFESLMSALQGLDGGSAILLGAVIGGMIAFDMGGPFNKTAFLFGGGLIAAGNPYPMGMAAAAISVPPLAVGVATLLRRGWFSSTEREAGAASLVMGFFGISEGAIPLAAARPLQVIPANVLGGAVAGALAGWWSVADHVMHGGPIVAVLGALDGVGWFFLALAAGVAVTAATIVIAVGVTQPQERELLTERAVLLNAQPRDREHLLRLLIDAAGKRISRPEEVLRAALDREEKSTTAVGEGVAIPHARCSGVREPVLAVARLERDVEWNAPDGQPVRLVFLIAVPEDAGKQHLKILARIARALTTSGFREDLLNAENKRAVVARVTSVLPPKEGSNARALVENTARS, from the coding sequence ATGGATACTCAGAATCCTCCCCTTATCCTGGCCATTACGGCCTGCCCCACGGGCATTGCGCACACGTATATGGCGGCGGAGAAATTGCAGGCCGCCGCCCGGGAATCGGGTGTGAATCTCAAGGTGGAAACGCACGGTTCCATCGGCGTGGAGGGCACGTTCAGCGCCGATGATATTGCGCAGGCCAGCGCCATTATCATCGCGGCGGACGTGGCCATTTCCCAGGAACGCTTTGCCGGAAAGAGAGTGCTTTCCACGGCGGTGGACGAGGCGATCAAGAACCCGCAATGCCTCCTCGAAAGGGCCCCAGAGGCTCCCGTGCTGCGGGGCGGGGCCCACGATGGTGGGGCAACCGACGGTGGTGGTGCCGAGGAGCGCGAGAAAGCCACGAGCGAGCCGCACGAAAAAACCGGGGCGGGTGCGCGGGAGCGCCTGCGCACGATGTATCAGGCGCTCATGAACGGCGTATCCCACATGATCCCCTTCGTGGTCACCGGAGGGCTGCTGCTGGCGGTGGCGCTCTCGGTGGGCGGGCAGCCCACGGCGGAGGGTTTGGTGATCCCGGAGGGTTCCTTCTGGGCCACCATCGAGCAACTGGGGGCGCTGGCGTTGAGCCTCATGGTTCCGGTTCTCTCGGCGTATATCGCGGCGGGGATTGCGCAGCGTCCGGGACTCGCGCCGGGTTTTATCACCGGCATGGTGGCGGTGACGGGCTCGCTGTACGGCTCGGAGGCGGGCGCGGGCTTCATCGGCGGCATTATCACGGGCATTCTCTCCGGCTATGTGGCCCTGGGAATTAAACGAATCCCGGTGAATAAGTATGTGGCTCCTATTTGGCCTATCATCGTGATTCCCATTTCCACCAGCCTGATCGTGGGACTGCTTTTTATTTACGTTATCGGGCACCCCGTGGCGGCCCTTTTTGAATCCCTGATGAGCGCCCTCCAGGGGCTTGACGGTGGTTCCGCGATCCTCCTGGGTGCGGTCATCGGCGGCATGATTGCCTTTGACATGGGTGGGCCGTTTAATAAGACGGCGTTTCTGTTTGGTGGCGGCCTCATCGCGGCGGGTAACCCCTACCCGATGGGCATGGCGGCCGCCGCGATCTCCGTCCCGCCGCTGGCAGTGGGGGTGGCCACGCTGTTGCGCCGCGGCTGGTTTAGTTCCACCGAGCGCGAGGCCGGGGCGGCCTCTTTGGTGATGGGCTTCTTTGGCATCAGCGAGGGGGCGATCCCACTGGCGGCGGCCCGCCCGCTCCAGGTGATTCCGGCCAACGTGCTGGGCGGTGCCGTGGCCGGTGCCCTGGCCGGGTGGTGGTCCGTGGCCGATCACGTCATGCACGGCGGGCCGATCGTGGCCGTGCTGGGTGCGCTGGACGGCGTGGGCTGGTTCTTCCTGGCCCTGGCCGCAGGGGTGGCGGTCACCGCCGCCACCATCGTGATCGCGGTGGGAGTGACCCAGCCTCAGGAACGAGAGCTGCTGACCGAGCGGGCCGTGCTGCTCAACGCACAGCCCCGCGACCGCGAGCACCTGCTGCGCCTGCTTATCGACGCCGCAGGCAAGCGCATATCCCGCCCCGAGGAGGTGCTGCGCGCGGCGCTGGATCGGGAGGAAAAGAGCACCACGGCGGTGGGTGAGGGGGTGGCGATTCCGCACGCCCGGTGCTCCGGGGTGCGCGAGCCGGTGCTGGCGGTGGCCCGGCTTGAGCGGGACGTGGAGTGGAACGCGCCGGATGGCCAGCCGGTGCGCCTGGTCTTTCTCATCGCCGTGCCGGAGGACGCCGGGAAGCAGCACCTGAAGATCCTGGCGCGGATCGCGCGGGCGCTGACCACCTCGGGCTTCCGGGAGGACCTGCTGAATGCGGAGAATAAGCGCGCGGTGGTGGCGCGGGTGACGTCAGTATTGCCCCCGAAAGAGGGGAGTAATGCCAGGGCTCTTGTGGAGAATACCGCGCGGTCTTAG
- the purT gene encoding formate-dependent phosphoribosylglycinamide formyltransferase — MANPETIGTPHTSSATKVMLLGSGYLSRELAMAFQRLGVEVHAADRVRNAPAQQVAHVAHVVDVTDARAVTDLIAQVRPDFIVPEVERVAANVLTAVEATERAAVVPNAKAAELALNREGVRKLAAEELGLPTTNYQFVSEYTEFEVAVGSIGYPCVAKPDIGGPGAKDHRMIRSEREVEDAWRYLTSDFPAEVPPEGQRIVVERVIDFDYEVTLVAVRSIDPATGKLATWFCEPIGCTYHSGEYTEAWQPVYMEPAALDNARSVAARVSNALGGRGVFSVKMFVSGEDVYFSEVLPRPHCTGLVTLCSQRFSQFDLHARAVLGLPIDVTLVSPGAAAMILSPTETENPQYGGLDRAFAVPEATVEFFGKQRARVGRIMGVALATGENTEAARAAAAKAAGAVTVSGGE, encoded by the coding sequence ATGGCTAATCCGGAAACAATCGGAACTCCGCACACCTCCTCGGCCACCAAGGTCATGCTGCTGGGTTCGGGCTACCTGAGCCGCGAACTCGCCATGGCCTTTCAGCGCCTGGGGGTGGAGGTTCACGCTGCGGATCGGGTGCGCAACGCCCCGGCTCAGCAGGTGGCCCACGTGGCGCATGTGGTGGACGTGACGGATGCGCGGGCGGTGACCGATCTGATCGCCCAGGTGCGCCCGGATTTCATCGTTCCCGAGGTGGAACGCGTGGCGGCGAACGTGCTCACCGCCGTGGAGGCCACGGAGCGGGCCGCCGTGGTGCCCAATGCCAAGGCGGCGGAACTGGCGCTCAACCGCGAGGGCGTGCGCAAGTTGGCGGCGGAGGAACTGGGCCTGCCCACCACGAATTACCAGTTCGTGTCCGAATACACGGAGTTTGAGGTGGCCGTGGGGTCCATCGGGTACCCCTGCGTGGCCAAGCCGGACATCGGCGGCCCCGGGGCCAAGGATCACCGCATGATCCGCAGCGAGCGGGAGGTGGAGGACGCCTGGCGCTACCTCACCTCCGATTTCCCCGCCGAGGTGCCGCCGGAGGGGCAGCGCATCGTGGTGGAGCGGGTGATCGACTTTGATTATGAGGTCACCCTGGTGGCGGTGCGCTCCATCGACCCCGCCACGGGCAAACTGGCCACCTGGTTCTGCGAGCCCATCGGCTGCACCTACCACAGCGGCGAATACACCGAGGCGTGGCAGCCGGTGTACATGGAACCCGCCGCCCTGGACAACGCCCGCTCCGTGGCCGCGCGCGTGTCCAACGCCCTGGGTGGGCGAGGGGTGTTCAGCGTGAAGATGTTTGTCTCCGGTGAGGACGTGTACTTCTCCGAGGTGCTGCCGCGCCCGCACTGCACGGGGCTGGTCACCCTGTGCTCCCAGCGCTTCTCCCAGTTTGACCTGCATGCGCGCGCGGTGCTGGGTTTGCCTATCGACGTCACCCTGGTTTCCCCCGGTGCCGCCGCCATGATCCTCAGCCCCACGGAAACGGAGAACCCACAGTACGGCGGCCTGGACCGGGCCTTTGCCGTGCCGGAGGCCACCGTGGAGTTCTTTGGCAAGCAGCGCGCTCGCGTGGGAAGGATCATGGGGGTGGCCCTGGCCACCGGGGAGAACACCGAGGCCGCGCGGGCGGCGGCGGCAAAGGCGGCCGGGGCCGTGACCGTGAGCGGTGGCGAATAA
- a CDS encoding SGNH/GDSL hydrolase family protein, whose translation MKRFSTMMRAAAATVATASICALSVAAPAVALPGVPLSSSPSAQDNHGQELVVFGDSFAAHAGKNGERWLEPARAPHIPFCATDKNNWPKLIGQQTGKSVADWSCNGTGRVPVVDLVNYVESAIARGDLGPGTQDVAIMYGGVTMLQWADLPIEAVTPHGVDFTPFRMELRAIKERIRSVAPQARVTMLSYPELLSGDFFCPANMGSAQAPMLIPGGKLLQDTMRDNLRDTARAIGANFIDVYQASLGHGMCNPDPAQRWTVGFMDDSTHTMPMHPSDEGQRAMANIISAGLYG comes from the coding sequence ATGAAGAGATTTTCCACGATGATGAGGGCCGCTGCGGCCACGGTAGCCACGGCGTCGATATGCGCTCTTTCCGTAGCCGCTCCGGCGGTGGCCCTGCCCGGGGTGCCCCTTTCCTCCTCTCCCTCCGCGCAGGATAATCACGGTCAGGAACTGGTGGTGTTTGGCGATTCCTTTGCCGCTCATGCCGGTAAAAACGGCGAGCGCTGGCTGGAACCGGCTCGCGCGCCCCACATTCCGTTCTGCGCCACGGATAAGAACAACTGGCCCAAGTTGATCGGCCAGCAGACCGGCAAGAGCGTGGCGGATTGGTCCTGCAATGGCACCGGCCGCGTGCCCGTGGTGGACCTGGTGAACTACGTGGAGTCCGCCATTGCGCGCGGGGATCTGGGCCCTGGAACGCAGGACGTGGCGATCATGTACGGCGGGGTGACCATGCTTCAGTGGGCCGATCTTCCCATCGAGGCCGTGACTCCGCACGGGGTGGACTTCACCCCGTTCCGCATGGAACTGCGCGCGATCAAGGAGCGGATCCGCAGCGTGGCCCCGCAGGCGCGGGTGACCATGCTGAGCTACCCGGAATTGCTCAGCGGTGACTTCTTCTGCCCCGCGAACATGGGCTCCGCGCAGGCCCCCATGCTGATCCCCGGCGGAAAGCTCTTGCAGGACACCATGCGCGATAACCTCCGCGATACCGCCCGCGCCATCGGCGCGAACTTTATCGACGTCTACCAGGCCTCCCTGGGGCACGGCATGTGCAACCCCGATCCGGCGCAGCGCTGGACGGTGGGCTTCATGGACGATTCCACGCACACCATGCCCATGCACCCCTCCGACGAGGGGCAACGCGCGATGGCGAACATCATCTCTGCCGGGCTGTACGGATAG
- a CDS encoding SGNH/GDSL hydrolase family protein codes for MKKNIAALRAAVVGAVAVLGMGLAAVPATAEPIVPLSALPELPGTVPQTTPNGKQIVAFGDSYTAHAGKGGPRGVEPAQTPLAGKCATDRENWPKLAGESLGKTVGDWSCNGMSVDMALYLEMAIQYGDLGPDTEEVVIMYGGLDPFYWADGAVQMVNPGAVNNSSVFRQFLIRVQDRVREVAPNARLTLASYPEYISGDTYCPVNFGPVATPIPVPGATAVQTAMRDTVRETAAGIGANFIDVYAQSIGHGTCHPDPEQRWTVGFIDSTEHTMPSHPSNVGQRAMGSIVAEGLRG; via the coding sequence ATGAAGAAGAACATCGCCGCTCTGCGCGCGGCCGTCGTTGGTGCCGTGGCCGTGCTGGGCATGGGCTTGGCTGCGGTTCCTGCCACCGCCGAACCGATCGTTCCCCTGTCCGCGTTGCCGGAACTGCCCGGTACCGTGCCGCAAACCACCCCGAACGGCAAGCAGATCGTGGCTTTTGGTGATTCTTATACCGCTCACGCGGGCAAGGGGGGCCCGCGCGGCGTGGAGCCCGCGCAGACCCCGTTGGCGGGCAAGTGTGCCACCGATCGGGAGAACTGGCCCAAGCTGGCGGGTGAGAGCCTGGGCAAGACCGTGGGGGACTGGTCTTGCAACGGCATGAGCGTGGACATGGCCCTGTACCTGGAGATGGCCATTCAGTACGGTGACCTGGGTCCGGACACGGAGGAGGTCGTGATCATGTACGGCGGCCTCGATCCCTTCTACTGGGCGGACGGTGCCGTGCAGATGGTGAACCCGGGCGCGGTGAATAACTCCTCCGTGTTCCGTCAGTTCCTGATCCGCGTGCAGGATCGCGTGCGCGAGGTGGCTCCCAATGCCCGCCTGACGCTGGCGAGCTACCCCGAGTACATTTCCGGCGATACGTACTGCCCCGTGAACTTCGGCCCGGTGGCTACCCCGATTCCGGTTCCGGGAGCCACGGCGGTGCAGACGGCTATGCGCGATACGGTGCGGGAGACGGCCGCCGGTATCGGCGCGAACTTCATCGACGTGTACGCTCAGTCCATCGGGCACGGCACCTGCCACCCCGATCCGGAGCAGCGCTGGACGGTGGGCTTTATTGATAGCACCGAGCACACCATGCCCTCGCACCCCTCGAACGTGGGGCAGCGGGCGATGGGCTCCATCGTGGCCGAGGGGCTGCGCGGGTAG
- a CDS encoding alpha/beta fold hydrolase, which produces MSRYLKGPAMKFRAIAATLTALSALPVSAVTALATPAQPQPLDWGACPVGALADSAAVCAAFEVPKDYAQPEGEKITLTMSKLPATGESRGVIAGNPGGPGGSALGMFRGADNLPGTVKLPDSVRENYDLVAVQPRGLPWGGPLDCGLAPIFEACEANKPGYTRTINTENTARDLEEARKVLGQDRLNLYGVSYGTLLMSTYATLFPQHTGKMLLDSSMNPDDIWFQLGASRKQARIDALNAMFAWIAERDAEYGLGDTPLKVYRAWTQRVNEHLGLSAAPITPPPATEGDIPAGSSVGELALTGANLVEEAKWRIGRLMILPDIVRSFIEQPNGDSTWFTMVYEEALYSEKAWPRVAESLKTGTIVPDPLVENLFNRIDGFSEEQMGTFVQEQAEVVRGLGNVDKSVLCNENRTPADPSRVTPMMVESVMGDQRKMAEDMLASGQHCAGWPEPAPLLWAKGEALDTKPLLVGYDHDTATTGAGNYAMQREMGGELHVLPGYSHGVLLNDPEAVEPQVAAYFS; this is translated from the coding sequence ATGTCTCGCTACCTGAAAGGCCCCGCCATGAAGTTCCGCGCGATAGCCGCCACCCTCACCGCCCTGAGCGCGCTCCCGGTGAGCGCCGTCACCGCCCTCGCCACTCCGGCGCAGCCGCAGCCGCTCGATTGGGGAGCGTGCCCCGTGGGTGCGCTGGCCGATTCCGCCGCCGTGTGCGCCGCCTTCGAGGTGCCCAAGGATTACGCCCAGCCGGAGGGAGAGAAGATCACGCTCACCATGAGCAAACTCCCAGCCACGGGGGAGTCGCGCGGCGTGATTGCGGGTAACCCCGGCGGGCCGGGTGGTTCCGCCCTCGGCATGTTCCGGGGTGCAGATAACCTGCCGGGCACGGTGAAATTGCCCGATTCCGTGCGGGAGAATTATGACCTCGTGGCGGTGCAGCCGCGCGGCTTGCCGTGGGGCGGGCCGCTGGATTGCGGGTTGGCACCGATCTTTGAGGCCTGCGAGGCCAATAAGCCGGGCTATACCCGCACCATCAACACGGAAAATACCGCGCGTGACCTGGAGGAGGCGCGCAAGGTGCTGGGGCAGGATCGGCTGAACCTCTATGGCGTTTCCTATGGCACGCTGCTGATGTCCACCTACGCCACCCTGTTCCCGCAGCACACCGGGAAAATGCTGCTGGATTCCTCCATGAATCCCGATGACATTTGGTTCCAGTTGGGTGCCAGCCGTAAGCAGGCGCGTATCGACGCCCTCAATGCCATGTTTGCTTGGATCGCGGAGCGGGACGCGGAGTACGGCCTGGGAGATACGCCGCTCAAGGTGTACAGGGCGTGGACGCAGCGCGTGAACGAGCACCTGGGGCTGAGCGCCGCGCCGATCACCCCGCCCCCGGCCACCGAGGGGGATATACCCGCCGGGAGTTCCGTGGGTGAATTGGCGCTGACCGGGGCGAACCTCGTGGAGGAGGCCAAGTGGCGGATCGGCCGCCTCATGATTCTGCCGGATATTGTGAGGTCCTTCATCGAGCAGCCGAACGGCGATTCTACGTGGTTCACGATGGTGTACGAGGAGGCGCTGTATAGCGAAAAGGCTTGGCCGCGCGTGGCGGAGTCGCTCAAGACCGGCACCATCGTTCCCGATCCCCTGGTGGAGAACCTGTTCAATCGCATTGATGGTTTCTCGGAAGAGCAGATGGGGACGTTTGTGCAGGAGCAAGCGGAGGTAGTCAGGGGCCTGGGGAACGTGGATAAGTCGGTGCTGTGCAATGAGAACCGCACCCCCGCCGATCCCTCGCGCGTGACGCCGATGATGGTGGAATCCGTGATGGGCGATCAGCGCAAGATGGCGGAGGATATGCTCGCCTCCGGTCAGCACTGCGCGGGGTGGCCGGAACCTGCTCCGCTGCTGTGGGCCAAGGGCGAGGCCCTGGACACCAAGCCGCTGCTGGTGGGTTATGACCATGACACCGCCACCACGGGTGCCGGTAACTACGCCATGCAGCGGGAGATGGGTGGCGAACTCCACGTTCTCCCCGGTTATAGTCACGGGGTGCTGCTCAACGATCCCGAGGCCGTAGAGCCCCAGGTGGCGGCGTATTTCTCCTAG
- a CDS encoding adenylosuccinate synthase, producing MAAIVIVGAQWGDEGKGKATDILGGRVDYVVKPNGGNNAGHTVVVGGEKYELKLLPAGLLSENAVPVLGNGVVINLEALFEEIEGLEARGADASRLRISANAHLVAPYHQVLDRVQERFLGKRAIGTTGRGIGPAYADKVSRVGIRVQDIFDESILRQKIESALDIKNQILVKMYNRRAIEVEEVVQYFLSYADRLRPIVIEAEYELNKALDAGKHVLMEGGQATMLDVDHGTYPFVTSSNPTAGGACVGAGIGPTRITSSLGIVKAYTTRVGAGPFPTELFDKWGEYLQTTGGEVGVNTGRKRRCGWYDSVITRYASRVNGFTDLFLTKLDVLTGIGEIPICVAYDVDGERFDEMPLTQSQFHHAEPIFETMPAWDEDISECRTFEDLPQRAQDYVRRLEELSGSRISYIGVGPGRDQTIVVHDVLEG from the coding sequence ATGGCTGCAATCGTGATCGTCGGGGCTCAGTGGGGCGATGAAGGCAAGGGAAAGGCCACCGATATTCTGGGCGGCCGCGTGGATTACGTGGTCAAGCCCAACGGCGGAAATAACGCCGGGCACACCGTGGTGGTGGGCGGGGAGAAGTACGAGCTGAAACTCCTGCCCGCCGGTTTGCTTTCGGAGAACGCCGTGCCCGTGCTGGGCAATGGCGTGGTGATTAACCTGGAGGCCCTGTTTGAGGAGATCGAGGGCCTGGAGGCGCGCGGCGCGGACGCTTCCCGCCTGCGCATTTCCGCCAACGCGCACCTGGTGGCCCCCTATCACCAGGTGCTTGACCGGGTTCAGGAGCGCTTCCTGGGTAAGCGCGCCATCGGCACCACGGGGCGCGGAATTGGCCCGGCCTACGCGGATAAGGTCTCGCGCGTGGGTATCCGCGTGCAGGACATTTTTGATGAGTCGATTCTGCGGCAGAAGATCGAATCCGCGCTGGACATCAAAAACCAGATTCTGGTGAAGATGTATAACCGCCGCGCCATCGAGGTGGAGGAGGTAGTGCAATACTTCCTTTCCTACGCGGATCGTTTGCGCCCGATAGTGATCGAGGCGGAATACGAGCTGAATAAGGCTCTCGACGCCGGCAAGCACGTGCTCATGGAGGGCGGCCAGGCCACCATGCTCGACGTGGACCACGGCACCTACCCCTTTGTCACCTCCTCGAATCCCACGGCGGGCGGGGCGTGTGTGGGCGCGGGCATTGGGCCCACGCGCATTACTTCCTCCCTGGGTATTGTCAAGGCGTACACCACCCGTGTGGGCGCGGGCCCGTTCCCCACGGAACTCTTTGATAAGTGGGGCGAATACCTGCAAACCACCGGCGGCGAGGTGGGCGTGAATACTGGCCGCAAGCGCCGCTGCGGTTGGTACGATTCCGTGATTACCCGATACGCCTCCCGCGTGAATGGCTTTACGGATCTCTTCCTCACCAAACTGGACGTGCTCACCGGCATTGGAGAGATTCCCATCTGCGTGGCCTATGACGTGGACGGCGAGCGCTTTGATGAAATGCCGCTGACCCAATCCCAGTTCCACCACGCCGAGCCGATCTTTGAGACCATGCCCGCCTGGGACGAGGACATTTCCGAGTGCCGCACCTTTGAGGACCTGCCGCAGCGCGCCCAGGATTACGTGCGACGCCTAGAGGAACTCTCCGGGTCGCGCATCTCCTACATCGGCGTGGGGCCGGGCCGCGATCAGACGATCGTGGTGCACGACGTGTTGGAGGGGTAA
- a CDS encoding DUF3800 domain-containing protein — protein sequence MHVAYLDETFHPLKEHSVLALVSPMDQIPLIEKNLNTVLEQVSKQHHIPPTVELHGYELSSGTRDWTPLTTPRARARIYKQEISAITHVPNLAICRGTTSLTEKSPHDPHKWSLTLTLECIDTLLKDKDDRVLAICDDVQNKSIYQDMYTIFRRNGLPDDPTNKLTSFTDGLHFTPSHHSRMVQAIDLISYVYQRNFIQKYTDPRAHRVFENLWKELEPPAQHGYHRTW from the coding sequence ATGCACGTAGCCTACCTCGATGAGACTTTTCACCCCCTCAAAGAACATTCTGTCCTTGCGCTCGTGTCACCGATGGATCAGATTCCACTCATCGAGAAAAATCTCAATACAGTTTTAGAACAAGTCAGCAAACAGCACCACATACCCCCAACGGTGGAATTACACGGATACGAGCTCAGCTCCGGCACACGCGACTGGACACCGCTCACCACACCACGAGCCCGAGCCCGTATCTACAAGCAGGAAATTTCAGCAATAACCCACGTCCCAAATCTTGCCATCTGCCGAGGAACAACCAGCCTCACAGAAAAATCGCCGCATGACCCCCACAAATGGTCACTCACCCTCACCCTTGAATGTATTGACACATTACTAAAAGATAAAGACGATAGAGTTCTAGCAATCTGCGATGACGTCCAAAATAAATCCATCTATCAGGATATGTACACGATTTTCCGCAGGAATGGGCTACCCGATGACCCCACCAATAAACTCACCAGTTTCACCGATGGTCTACATTTTACCCCATCCCACCATAGCCGTATGGTGCAGGCAATTGATCTCATATCCTATGTGTATCAACGCAACTTTATACAGAAATACACCGACCCACGCGCACACAGAGTTTTTGAAAATCTCTGGAAAGAACTAGAACCCCCGGCTCAACACGGGTACCACAGAACGTGGTAA
- a CDS encoding FUSC family protein, with amino-acid sequence MAKQKMSTLDRLRSIDQLRSRVTRVRKRAWPIVQSAVAAGLAFWVAQRLFGHPVPFFAPIAAVIILGLEGGDRMKRAVEMSIGCIVGVALGDLLFYYLGPGAWQISVAVATSLLLASFISKSPLVNNQAAIGSILIATIMPPGTVSAITGTGSTGRVVDAVVGSVVGLLVVAFIPSDPLNAGRQEVSNVLGIASSVLHDVSQALRTGDLELMKNTLDAVRGTQGKINAMLTAAKTGRESTTISPLMWSNWRRVRTLERLLIPVDNSIRNVRVLARRAQVLIEDEDFVSPEQVDIIDELSDVALQLSEMYERGAEVSEAREIPVLVNQLRRLGGRATMEVVEDRVLSAHVVLAQSRSLIVDFLQICGMSRESALAVLAPTSSTPAYPPEVWEE; translated from the coding sequence ATGGCCAAGCAAAAGATGAGCACGCTTGATAGGCTCCGCTCGATAGATCAACTGCGCAGCAGGGTCACCCGAGTGCGCAAGCGCGCGTGGCCCATCGTGCAGTCCGCCGTGGCCGCCGGGCTGGCGTTCTGGGTGGCCCAAAGGCTCTTTGGCCACCCGGTGCCCTTCTTCGCGCCCATCGCCGCCGTTATCATCCTCGGCCTGGAGGGCGGGGATCGCATGAAACGCGCCGTGGAAATGTCCATCGGCTGCATCGTGGGCGTGGCCCTGGGCGACCTACTCTTTTACTACCTCGGCCCCGGAGCCTGGCAAATCTCGGTGGCGGTGGCCACCTCGCTCCTGCTGGCCTCCTTCATCTCTAAATCTCCCCTGGTGAATAACCAGGCGGCCATCGGCTCCATTCTGATTGCCACCATCATGCCGCCGGGCACCGTCTCCGCGATCACCGGCACCGGCAGTACCGGGCGCGTGGTGGACGCGGTGGTGGGCTCCGTGGTGGGGCTCCTCGTGGTGGCATTCATTCCCAGCGACCCGCTCAACGCCGGGCGCCAAGAGGTCTCTAACGTGCTCGGCATCGCCTCCTCGGTGCTGCACGACGTCTCCCAGGCCCTACGCACGGGCGACCTCGAACTCATGAAGAACACCCTGGACGCCGTGCGCGGCACCCAAGGCAAGATCAACGCCATGCTCACCGCCGCCAAGACCGGGCGTGAATCCACCACCATCTCCCCACTCATGTGGAGCAACTGGCGGCGCGTGCGCACGCTCGAACGCCTGCTGATCCCCGTGGATAACTCGATCCGCAACGTGCGCGTGCTCGCCCGCCGCGCCCAGGTACTCATCGAGGACGAGGACTTTGTTTCACCCGAACAGGTGGACATCATCGACGAGCTTTCCGACGTCGCCCTGCAACTCTCCGAGATGTACGAGCGCGGGGCGGAGGTGAGCGAGGCCAGGGAGATTCCGGTGCTGGTGAACCAACTGCGCCGCCTGGGTGGGCGCGCCACGATGGAGGTGGTGGAGGATCGGGTGCTCTCCGCGCACGTGGTACTGGCGCAGTCCCGCTCGCTCATCGTGGACTTCCTGCAAATCTGCGGAATGTCCAGGGAATCAGCGCTGGCGGTGCTGGCTCCGACCTCCTCCACGCCGGCGTATCCGCCGGAGGTGTGGGAGGAGTAG
- the fbaA gene encoding class II fructose-bisphosphate aldolase produces MPIATPEVYNEMLDRAKKEGFAYPAINCTSSETINAALKGFAEAESDGIIQFSTGGAEFGSGLAVKNKVAGACALAAFAHEAAKHYGINVALHTDHCQKEVLDEYVRPLLAISQERVDRGELPLFQSHMWDGSAIPIDENLEIAQELLAKSKAANIILEVEIGVVGGEEDGVQAKAGANLYTTPEDFEKTIDALGTGENGRYLLAATFGNVHGVYKPGNVKLRPEVLLEGQQVARKKLGLADDALAFDFVFHGGSGSEKEKIEEALRHGVIKMNVDTDTQYAFTRPVAAHMFSNYDGVLKVDGEVGNKKTYDPRSYMKKAEQSMSERVVEACQDLHSVGTSVSK; encoded by the coding sequence ATGCCTATTGCAACCCCTGAGGTTTATAACGAAATGCTCGATCGCGCCAAGAAGGAAGGCTTTGCCTACCCCGCGATCAACTGCACCTCGTCGGAAACGATCAACGCCGCGCTCAAGGGCTTCGCTGAGGCGGAGTCCGACGGAATCATTCAGTTCTCCACCGGCGGCGCGGAGTTTGGCTCCGGCCTGGCGGTGAAGAACAAGGTGGCCGGTGCCTGCGCACTGGCCGCCTTTGCACATGAGGCAGCCAAGCACTACGGCATCAACGTGGCCCTGCACACCGACCACTGCCAGAAGGAGGTGCTGGACGAGTACGTGCGCCCGCTCCTCGCCATCTCCCAGGAGCGCGTGGATCGCGGCGAACTGCCCCTCTTCCAGTCCCACATGTGGGACGGCTCCGCCATTCCGATCGACGAGAACCTGGAGATCGCCCAGGAACTCCTGGCCAAGTCCAAGGCCGCGAACATCATCCTGGAGGTGGAGATCGGCGTCGTGGGCGGCGAGGAGGATGGCGTGCAGGCCAAGGCCGGCGCGAACCTCTACACCACCCCGGAGGACTTTGAAAAGACTATCGACGCCCTGGGCACCGGCGAGAACGGCCGCTACCTGCTGGCCGCTACCTTTGGCAACGTGCATGGCGTGTACAAGCCCGGCAACGTGAAGCTGCGCCCCGAGGTACTCCTGGAGGGCCAGCAGGTGGCCCGCAAGAAGCTCGGCCTGGCGGATGACGCCCTGGCCTTTGACTTTGTGTTCCACGGCGGCTCCGGCTCCGAGAAGGAGAAGATCGAGGAGGCCCTGCGCCACGGCGTGATCAAGATGAACGTGGACACGGACACCCAGTACGCCTTTACCCGCCCCGTGGCCGCTCACATGTTCTCCAACTACGACGGCGTGCTCAAGGTCGATGGTGAGGTGGGCAACAAAAAGACCTACGATCCCCGCTCCTACATGAAGAAGGCCGAGCAGTCCATGTCCGAGCGCGTGGTGGAGGCCTGCCAGGACCTGCACTCCGTGGGCACCTCGGTGAGCAAGTAA